A stretch of Physeter macrocephalus isolate SW-GA chromosome 1, ASM283717v5, whole genome shotgun sequence DNA encodes these proteins:
- the LOC102988470 gene encoding small nuclear ribonucleoprotein E-like, with protein MAYWGQGQKVQKVMVQPINLIFKYLQNRSRIQVWLYEQVNMWIEGCIVGFDEYMNVVLDDAEEIHSKTKSRKQLGRIMLKGDNITLLQSVSN; from the coding sequence ATGGCATACTGGGGCCAGGGCCAGAAGGTGCAGAAGGTGATGGTGCAGCCAATCAATCTCATCTTCAAATACTTGCAAAATAGATCTCGGATTCAGGTGTGGCTTTATGAGCAAGTGAATATGTGGATAGAGGGCTGTATCGTTGGTTTTGATGAGTATATGAACGTCGTATTAGATGATGCAGAAGAGATTCATTctaaaacaaagtcaagaaaacaacTGGGTCGGATCATGCTAAAAGGAGATAACATTACTCTGCTCCAAAGTGTCTCCAACTAG